In Saccharomyces eubayanus strain FM1318 chromosome XIV, whole genome shotgun sequence, the sequence AAACAAAGCCGACACGGGCCCAGcaatctttttttagaaatCGCGTGGCTTGGTAATACAATTTTGACGCGACACAGCCATTGGCGTGAAATTTGATCCTCTTGGCCAAATCAGGTATAATGCTTGGTACAAAAAACAGTGTTTGCTTATATATCTCGGGTTCGTTCTCAATATGAGGCTTCAAAAGGTTAGTTTGGTCGTATTCCAGCCCCCGCCAGTGCAAGCTATACTATTTGCTTAAATACACAGTGCCCATTTTCACATCTTTCTTCCTTACCTTCCTCGAAGACATTGCCAAATTGGCATTTAGAAGCTAAGCAAAGacaagaaaggaaaaaaaaaaataaccaTGAGTAACCAAAATAACCGATCAAGAAACGAATATCAAGCCCACCCGGAAGATGAGTCTTCCTACGAGCTACAAAACAACCATAGTGGGCTGTTTCAGCCTTCAAATGAAGAATTAATAAacagaaatcaaagataCACGAACCATAATACAAGTATGGATTCGTTCACGCCCGTACAATCTTTACAATTCCCAGAACAATCCCGACAAACGGATCTGCAGTACAACAATCCTATTAATAATAACGGTAATGAGCAAGACATTTACGGTGGTTTCGTTAACCACTATCGTCAACGTCCGGTACCAGCAACGGCAGAATATAATGACGTTTTCAACACTAACAACCAGCAACCAGAATCATTACAACACGATCATAATAACAACATCATACCCTCATATCCGCTTCCGTCGATAAACGTGATTCAAACCACCCCAGAACTTATACATAACGGCACACAGCCGATAGAATCCCCCACCGAAAGGCCGTACTTTAACGAAAACGATTACTACTATAACAATAGGAACTCCAGAGCATCTCCGAGTATTGCTTCCAGTGGGGAAGGCTACGCGGATCAAGAAGCTAGACCCATCCTGGATCAACCCGAAAATAACATGAACAATGGCAATATCCCACAATACCATCGCAAGGACGAAAACCTGGCGTATCATAACGGTTATCATGGAGTAGATCCTCAGCAGTACTATGATGATCCGGAAGCTGGCTATATCGATCAAACGGGGGATGACTACCAGATTAACTCATACTTGGGTAGAAACGGCGAGATGGTAGATCCTTATGACTATAACAATCATTTGACGCCTATGGAACGTAGCGGATACTTGCCTGATGATCACAGATCTTTGAATGGTGGAGAGGATGAGGTGGATAGTGTGAAAAGCGGATACTCTCACAGAGACCTTGGTGAATATGACAAGGATGACTTTTCCAGAGATGATGAGTACGACGATTTGAACACTGTCGACAAATTACAATTCCAAGCAAACGGTGTGCCTGCATCATCTTCGGTATCCTCTGCTGGATCTGGAGAATCGAATTTGATAGGCAGTAATGATAACTTAGTTGGAAATAGAATGCTCAAAAGAAGTGGTACTGAAATTAGAAAGTTTAAGCTTTGGAACGGTAATTTCGTCTTCGATTCCCCGATTAGTAAGGCTTTATTGGACCAATACTCAACCACCACAGATAATGCAAGTACCTTACCTAATGAGTTTAAATTCATGAGATATCAAGCTGTGACTTGCGAACCCAACCAACTTGCAGAAAAAAGCTTTACCGTCAGACAGTTAAAGTACTTAACCCCGAGAGAAACAGAATTGATGTTAGTAGTAACGATGTACAATGAGGACCATATCCTGCTAGGAAGAACTTTGAAAGGTGCCATAGATAACGTAAAGTATatggtaaaaaaaaaaagatcaagCACTTGGGGGCCCGACgcatggaaaaaaattgttatTTGTATCATTTCAGATGGTCGGTCTAAGATCAATGAACGTTCTTTGGCATTACTAAGTTCATTAGGTTGTTACCAAGATGGGTTTGCTAAAGACGAAATCAACGAGAAGAAAGTAGCAATGCATGTTTATGAACATACCACAATGATTAATATCTCAGATGTTTCTGACTCAGGTGTATCGTTGGAATGTAATCAAGGCACTGTGCCAATTCaattattgttttgtttgaaagaacaaaaccaaaaaaagattaacTCGCATAGATGGGCATTTGAGGGTTTTGCAGAATTATTGCGTCCTAACATTGTCACACTGTTAGATGCAGGTACCATGCCAGGCAAAGACTCAATTTACCAATTGTGGagagaattcaaaaatccAAACGTTGGTGGTGCATGTGGTGAGATAAGAACTGATTTGGGTAAAAGATTTGTGAAACTTTTGAACCCTTTAGTCGCGTCACagaattttgaatataaaaTGTCCAATATTTTGGACAAAACCACTGAATCTAATTTTGGGTTTATCACTGTCCTGCCTGGGGCATTCTCTGCCTATAAGTTTGAAGCTGTGAGAGGCCAACCGTTACAGAAGTATTTTTATGGTGAAATTATGGAAAATGAAggtttccatttcttctcCTCTAACATGTATCTTGCTGAAGATCGTATTTTATGTTTTGAGGTGGTAACTAAAAAGGACTGTAATTGGATTTTAAAATACTGCAGAAGCTCTTATGCGTCTACAGATGTTCCAGAAAGGGTTCCAGAGTTTATTCTTCAGAGAAGGCGTTGGTTGAATGGTTCGTTTTTCGCGAGTGTTTATTCCTTCTGTCATTTTTACAGAGTTTGGAGCAGTGGCCATAACTTTGGTAGAAAGCTTCTTTTGACAGTTGAATTTGTTTACCTTTTCCTTAACACGTTGATTTCCtggttttctttgagttcatttttcttggtcttcaGAATTTTGACCGTTTCTATCGCATTGTCATATCATTCAGCATTTAACGTATTGTCGGTCATATTTTTATGGCTGTATGGCATTTGCACGTTATCGACATTCATACTTTCATTGGGAAATAAACCTAAAAGTACGGAAAAATTTTATGTCTTAACTTGCGTCATTTTTGCGATAATGATGATCTATATGATATTTTGCAGTATATTCATGAGTGTCAaatctttccaaaatattctgAAAACCGATACGATCAGTTTTGAGGGTTTGATTACTACAGAAGCCTTTAGAGATATTGTTATTTCATTGGGTTCCACTTACTGTCTGTACTTGATCAGCTCAATCATTTATTTACAGCCATGGC encodes:
- the CHS1 gene encoding chitin synthase I, translating into MSNQNNRSRNEYQAHPEDESSYELQNNHSGLFQPSNEELINRNQRYTNHNTSMDSFTPVQSLQFPEQSRQTDLQYNNPINNNGNEQDIYGGFVNHYRQRPVPATAEYNDVFNTNNQQPESLQHDHNNNIIPSYPLPSINVIQTTPELIHNGTQPIESPTERPYFNENDYYYNNRNSRASPSIASSGEGYADQEARPILDQPENNMNNGNIPQYHRKDENLAYHNGYHGVDPQQYYDDPEAGYIDQTGDDYQINSYLGRNGEMVDPYDYNNHLTPMERSGYLPDDHRSLNGGEDEVDSVKSGYSHRDLGEYDKDDFSRDDEYDDLNTVDKLQFQANGVPASSSVSSAGSGESNLIGSNDNLVGNRMLKRSGTEIRKFKLWNGNFVFDSPISKALLDQYSTTTDNASTLPNEFKFMRYQAVTCEPNQLAEKSFTVRQLKYLTPRETELMLVVTMYNEDHILLGRTLKGAIDNVKYMVKKKRSSTWGPDAWKKIVICIISDGRSKINERSLALLSSLGCYQDGFAKDEINEKKVAMHVYEHTTMINISDVSDSGVSLECNQGTVPIQLLFCLKEQNQKKINSHRWAFEGFAELLRPNIVTLLDAGTMPGKDSIYQLWREFKNPNVGGACGEIRTDLGKRFVKLLNPLVASQNFEYKMSNILDKTTESNFGFITVLPGAFSAYKFEAVRGQPLQKYFYGEIMENEGFHFFSSNMYLAEDRILCFEVVTKKDCNWILKYCRSSYASTDVPERVPEFILQRRRWLNGSFFASVYSFCHFYRVWSSGHNFGRKLLLTVEFVYLFLNTLISWFSLSSFFLVFRILTVSIALSYHSAFNVLSVIFLWLYGICTLSTFILSLGNKPKSTEKFYVLTCVIFAIMMIYMIFCSIFMSVKSFQNILKTDTISFEGLITTEAFRDIVISLGSTYCLYLISSIIYLQPWHMLTSFVQYILLSPSYINVLNIYAFCNVHDLSWGTKGAMADPLGKINTTEDGTFKMEVLVSSSEIQANYDKYLKVLNDFDPKSESQSSEPSFGEKKTGYYANVRSLVIIFWVITNFIIVAVVLETGGIADYIALKSISTSDTLATAKTTEIPLMTSKASIYFNVILWLVALSALIRFIGCSFYMIVRAFKKITSR